The Argentina anserina chromosome 5, drPotAnse1.1, whole genome shotgun sequence genome includes the window tattctttaacaggaggattattttttaatcaaattatttatttacatcttttttctacatacttaaccatacttcgaattatatattcaacatacccactcattcaaatatagtgttttgtgtatatatatatatatatatacacattgttggaggaggaaTAAAACGATAATAATAATGATGTAATAGAAcaaaacgtaaccgtttaattattgataatgtggcctatatataagcattacataaccacaatcccgtaggattcggagtcctaatctattacagagatgcgaatctatctctaacaggaaacctaatagggctaagacacacacaatggtagaatattaattctcacagaacacacatttatttttaattttcaatgtatttatttatatttttctaatatcttttaacatatcatATTACGTAaactaataaatatataaatcaataacatgtttcgaaaaaaaattataacaagtattcatcttaagtaattttattaatttatttcattattaaatatgaataaatatataatgacaatattgcccctcaaatgcatgacatgtgacttaaaattggatgaaaaatattaaatttaacggataggaTGCAAATCGGTATTTTTTTTactaagtttaggaggtaaattgactcaaatacaacttcagggtgcaaattgacaattatgaccaaatttagggtgcaaatcggcctTTTTGCCTTAAAGTAATGATGTAGATGTTGTCTTATTGACAAATTAAGGTCTAACGTACATTAATCTCAGTAACCTTAGTCATGTGCATGAACATCGTTATATCATTAAGTCAAGTATAAATGTTATATGGTATAGAAGTATATTTGATTGCTAACAGATTACAGTCTTACAGAACGACATTTTGGGACTACATTCAGAGCCAGCATGCTAACTCTTggtgttttttatattttctaagGGGGAAGtgatttatatatactatCGTTAAAGAAGTATTGATTAAGTTGATAATGTGTGATGAATGAGGATATAGCGGTAAGTACGTAAGACACGAGGCTCGTACCAAACCAGACCAACTTCAAAGCCTTCCTCTCGTTTAAGGGGCATATCCCGAATTCCCGATGATCTTCGTCCAAGACAAGTATTCTTCATCGAAGCAATATGGATCAAAAGAACAAAAGACCGATGACATAGAGGTTTATCCTAAGATATCACTAAATCACTAATAATGCATGCGTTTACTCAAGCTCCATATATATGGCtccacacatatatatactgcTTCTTGATTGCTGGCTCCAAATTCCATTAGATTGATATTTCTTTTTCCAACTTACTTTAGCAAGTAACCCTAAAGCTTGATTAAAGGCAATGTGAGTCGGTCCAAGCCACCTAATAATGGAAATGAATGAGACGTCAGACGTGTATTGATTTTTATATCACTATTGAAGCTTAAGATATATTCTCTCGGATATGGATAAGTAGGCAAAAGCATGACGGGTAGAAAGTCCAAGACTAAAATTTCAGCGAGAACGGAAATATCGAGAGtccaaaaattagaaattttgaCGGAAATTTAGGGAAATAtcgattttaaaaaataattgagtaaattgttagaaatttatataaaaacatggaaattttgaatgaaatttttagagatgtttaatttatcaattatctactttatttcataagaaattattatatatatatatatattaattatagtgagttatagtaatCTGAGATGAAACAATCGTTgataattattaaaaatctacTAATACATTTGGAACTTGAAAAAGAAAGGAGTAGTGGCCGGTGCAACAATGTATTACATccattataaatatatagtgTTTTAATTTGAAACGTAGTTAGAAATTGAATTATAGGTAAATAATTCAAGGTAGAAAAAGATCAATTAAGTATATTAATTAGTTGGGAATTGGACGTATAaccaatttttttgtttatcagATTTATTAGAAatagaatatatattataaagagtCATAAAATAACACTGAATTGGCTTAGTAGAGTTGGCTAAGTGCCTAAGTCATTAAGCTTGTAATGAAGTGAACATGTTTCGATTTCTCTTAATAACTAGTTgggttttatttgaattttaggtgaatgttgagacatgtaatacaatatatattaaaaaaactatatatagaaCTCCAAGTTGGTGTAGTAGAGTTGTCTACACCTTTGTGCTAACAAATAATGGACATAAATTCGATTTTCCTAACAATATCGGGGATTTCAAAAATTTCCTGATATATCGAGACATTTCAAAAATTTCTACGGAAAAATACTTagtatgtatgtgatatttccaTAGACcgaaaaaactgaaaatttcaCTGAAATTTCGGGGAAAATTTCAGCCCTCGGTAGAAACGAAATGTTAAAAGAGAAAGCTCGAGAGAACGTTGACGGTGGAAGTTGCTGTGCTTACATTGAAATGATCGGTGGACTTGTTTAATTCTTTACGGGTTGGTGAAACGTGCTTGAGCAGTTGAGCTTATAATCAGGTCAACAATGAAGGGGGATATAACTCGATCATATAACTCAACGTACATATATTTTGCGAATACAGTGTATTAAATTCGTATACATATAAATTTGGATTACAGAATGATATACAAGTCGGACTTCGCGATCGATCCCTAAATTGGAACAAGTTGCACTGAGCAACGTCCACAACACCGATCCCTAAACCAAGTTTACTTCGTATACATATGTACTGTACTGCTCAATGTTCGACGACGGATTCCAGTTGATACAAAATGAACAACCTTCCATAAGCTCTATATGACTCTATAATTAGTGTAATTCTACAAGAAATGACTATTGTTTAATTAGCTAATTAGTTAAGTAGAAATAACATTAACTAAGGGACAGAGCGATCGTTTCGTTGGTGCAATAATACGTACTGAACCAAGGTAGCTAGATTTCTAGAAAGGGCAGATCGATCGATCGTTTTGACGACCCGAGCCAAGAGCCATGACGGTTAGGGTTCTCGATCATCCCCCACGCGATCTTAACTCTCAGTCAAACATGGTTTGTATGAAAAACTGAAAAGTCTGGTGGGTGAGGCATTCAGCACATGCTCCACCACCCAAAATTAACCCGGCCCCCATATTAGTATCTTCACTTTTCTAATTAACGCTCTctccctttcaaaaaaatgaTAATAACGCTCTCTAAGTGGAAAACCATGGGCTTAATTAGCAGAAATTAATAAACTAATACCAGACGACCCCATAAGGTATTGTTCGGTTGTCATGCATCCAACAACTGCGGAGGTCACTACTTCGGTTATTGCTTCTATATATATCCTGCGAGGCGTAAAGTTTCCATCATTAAAGCATAACAACAAGCCCTAGCCAGGTGTGAGGAGCTGTTGCAATTAGAGCTAGCTATAAGCAAAGATGGTGACTGCTTCATCCATTGGTTCAAGAGTTGAGACTTTGTCCGGCAGCGGGATCTCAACGATCCCAAAGGAGTACGTGAGACCCAAAGAGGAGCTTATTAACATCGGTGACATCTTCGAGGAGGAGAAGAGCACCGAAGGGCCTCAAGTACCTACCATTGATTTGAAGGAGATAGACTCCGAAGACATCAAGGTGAGGGAGAAATGCAGGGAGCAGTTGAAGAAAGCAGCCAGCGACTGGGGTGTCATGCACCTTGTCAACCACGGCATCTCCGACGAGCTCATGGAACGGGTCaagaaggccggaaaagacTTCTTTGATCTCCCAATTGAGCAGAAGGAGAAGTATGCCAATGACCAAGTATCCGGTAAGATTCAAGGATACGGAAGCAAGCTTGCAAACAATGCTTCCGGGCAACTTGAGTGGGAGGACTACTTTTTCCATTGTGTTTATCCTGAGGACAAGCGCGACTTGTCCATTTGGCCTCAAACACCTTCCGATTATATGTAAGTGTTACAACCCCACCTACACTTTGGCTCACACTGATCTCGCACTTGTGTTTGTACATTTTCTAATTGGCATCATATTCATATACGTGTAGTGTGGCTACAAGCGAGTACGCTAAGGAACTGAGGGGGCTAGCAACCAAGATACTGACCATACTGTCACTCGGCTTGGGGTTAGAAGAAGGGAGGCTTGAGAAGGAAGTTGGTGGACTTGAAGAACTCGTACTGCAAATGAAGATCAACTACTACCCAAAATGCCCTCAGCCGGAACTTGCACTCGGCGTCGAAGCCCATACCGACGTAAGTGCACTCACCTTCATCCTCCACAACATGGTTCCCGGCCTGCAGCTCTTTTACGGCGGCAAATGGGTGACAGCGAAATGTGTGCCCAACTCCATCGTCATGCACATCGGCGACACCTTAGAGATTCTGAGCAATGGCAAGTACAAGAGCATTCTTCACAGGGGGCTCGTCAACAAGGAGAAGGTGAGGATCTCGTGGGCGGTTTTCTGTGAGCCGGCCAAGGAGAAGATCATCCTTAAGCCGCTTCCGGAGACTGTCTCCGAGGAGGAGCCGGCGATGTTTCCACCGCGGACTTTCTTTGAGCATATCCAGCACAAGCTGTTCAGGCAGAGCCAGGAAGCTCTCATGTCTACCAAAGAAGCTGCTCTCAAAAGCAAAGAAGCTGCTCTCATCTCTACTAAATAAGCTACTTGATCATTCAAACCTTGTTTAATTATGGGTTAATTTATTGATTTAGTATGATGTTATTGTTGCATCGAAGTATTtcgatgtttttttttcttttgagaagTATTTCTTTGGTTTGGAGCTGAATACTTGAAGACGAAGCTGTGGGAAACTTGGTTATATGTTATttatttcatcatcatcttcttcttcttcttcttgttttctttgttttttttttcggtcgATCTTCTCAACCAGTGTCAAGTATGAATAATGTTGATTTTCTTCTCTATAATGTAGTTCTGAATTTATGGAAATCTAACACTTCGTTATCTATTAATAAACCAAAAAGAGGAGATTCAAATGGTAAAATTTTTAAACtattaaaaaaacacataGTTTATTAACTTTCACACAATTGAGCATAatgtataaaataaattattataatttaGACACAAAACTAAAAGTAAAATCATCTAGAAGATTGTGGGagagtaaaaaataaattaagagtTTTTGCTTTTGTACGGGTGTAGATGCAGATAGAAAGACTAATAAATTATAATGAATTCtcatttataaatttatttactaTCCATCAGATGCATGTTATACGAGAGCACATCACCTGTGCCAAATATGTCACCAATAAAGATTTAACAGCTGACTAATCTTTATTAGTAGCACGGGCATATAGATTTTTGTCACAAGTGATGTGCTTCATTTTTGATGTTACATCTCACGTCCGACTTTTAACAtcaactattttttttttgacccACTCTAAACTTGTCTTCTATCAAAACTCATAAGCGGTAGAGATATCAGATATGTATCATGACCCGACCTAATTTGGCAATGATGATTGGGTCAATAACCTAGTGGGAAAGTCGTCGCCAATGTACACACCAGACATGAAAAAAGCCCACGTACCATTGTCACTTGAAAGCAGTAAACACTCAAATGCCAAAAATAACACTGAAACTCAAAAGTCAAATCATATTTactatatactatttttgaGTTGGTCGGTGCCCTGTAGCTAAGTATTGTTCCCAGCTCGCGAGGAAATTACGGTTATGCCCTCTGTCTGCTTATAACTGCACTCTTGCCATTTGCGTCTGTGTAAGAGTCCACGATCGTCATTTTCTTATAACTCCCACATCCTTGCGTCGTTCTCCTCA containing:
- the LOC126793759 gene encoding leucoanthocyanidin dioxygenase, which codes for MVTASSIGSRVETLSGSGISTIPKEYVRPKEELINIGDIFEEEKSTEGPQVPTIDLKEIDSEDIKVREKCREQLKKAASDWGVMHLVNHGISDELMERVKKAGKDFFDLPIEQKEKYANDQVSGKIQGYGSKLANNASGQLEWEDYFFHCVYPEDKRDLSIWPQTPSDYIVATSEYAKELRGLATKILTILSLGLGLEEGRLEKEVGGLEELVLQMKINYYPKCPQPELALGVEAHTDVSALTFILHNMVPGLQLFYGGKWVTAKCVPNSIVMHIGDTLEILSNGKYKSILHRGLVNKEKVRISWAVFCEPAKEKIILKPLPETVSEEEPAMFPPRTFFEHIQHKLFRQSQEALMSTKEAALKSKEAALISTK